The Archocentrus centrarchus isolate MPI-CPG fArcCen1 chromosome 7, fArcCen1, whole genome shotgun sequence genome window below encodes:
- the mfsd5 gene encoding molybdate-anion transporter: MLVTAYLAIVFLLVLCVGLELTARRLTPPQSTPTAVANPAFRGFQRIFLRAYLLALWADWLQGPYLYKLYRHYSFLESQIAILYVCGLASCVLFAPFAGWLPQALGRRQTCFLFCLSYSACCLTKLSRDYFILIVGRILGGLSTSLLATAFEAWYVHRHVDVHDFPKEWIPSTFTKAATWNHGLAVGAGLLANLLAEWLHLGPVAPFLLAVPFLGCCGWVVLTDWGKEEAQVGPERDKQTLLIGTPNGGVTHLSAKARFSRSCHEGLRCLLSDKRVMLLGGVQALFESVLYIFVFLWTPVLDPHGPPLGIVFSCLMAASMAGSLLYRLATSTRYRLQPGHVLCLAVLMAFFSLFMLTFSTVPGQPRPHESFLAFLLLELACGLYFPAVSFLQGRVIPEEKRAGVLAWFRLPLHLLACLGLLALHGEVSGTGGGEGGGGTRHMFGGCAVMMLAALMAVVSLFTLGRNDTDLRLEGNRGEWEM, encoded by the coding sequence ATGTTAGTGACAGCGTATCTTGCCATAGTTTTCCTGCTTGTTTTATGTGTTGGTCTCGAGCTCACAGCACGCCGCCTCACACCACCTCAGTCCACCCCTACTGCTGTAGCCAACCCAGCATTCCGTGGCTTCCAGAGAATATTCCTCAGGGCATACCTTTTGGCTTTGTGGGCAGACTGGCTCCAGGGTCCGTATCTCTACAAACTTTACCGCCACTACAGCTTCCTGGAATCCCAAATAGCCATCTTGTATGTATGTGGCCTGGCCTCTTGCGTTCTGTTTGCTCCTTTTGCAGGCTGGCTACCTCAGGCCTTGGGCCGCAGACAGACGTGTTTTCTCTTCTGCCTGTCCTATTCTGCCTGTTGTCTCACCAAGCTTTCCAGAGACTActttattttgattgttgggcGTATTTTGGGGGGTCTGTCCACATCCCTGCTAGCCACTGCATTTGAAGCCTGGTACGTGCACCGACATGTTGATGTCCATGATTTTCCCAAGGAATGGATCCCCAGCACCTTCACCAAAGCTGCTACCTGGAACCACGGCCTCGCAGTGGGAGCGGGCCTCCTGGCTAACTTGTTGGCTGAGTGGCTCCACCTGGGGCCAGTGGCCCCCTTTCTCCTGGCTGTTCCCTTCCTGGGCTGCTGTGGCTGGGTAGTCCTAACAGACTGGGGCAAGGAAGAGGCTCAAGTGGGTCCTGAAAGGGACAAACAGACTCTGCTCATTGGCACTCCAAATGGAGGTGTGACCCATTTGTCTGCAAAAGCGCGGTTCTCACGCAGCTGTCATGAGGGCCTGCGCTGCCTGCTGTCAGACAAGAGAGTCATGCTCCTGGGTGGAGTTCAGGCTCTGTTTGAAAGTGTCctctacatttttgttttcctgtggaCCCCAGTACTGGACCCTCATGGGCCTCCTTTAGGAATAGTCTTCTCTTGCCTAATGGCTGCCAGCATGGCTGGGTCTTTGCTGTACCGCCTAGCCACCTCGACTCGATACCGTCTACAGCCTGGTCATGTGCTCTGTCTAGCTGTgctgatggccttcttctctttatttatgCTAACCTTTTCCACTGTTCCAGGACAGCCTAGACCTCATGAATCCTTTCTGGCCttcctgctgctggagctggcCTGTGGTCTCTACTTCCCTGCTGTCAGCTTTCTTCAGGGCAGGGTGATCCCAGAGGAGAAGCGGGCTGGTGTGCTGGCCTGGTTCCGGTTGCCTCTGCACCTGCTGGCCTGCTTAGGGCTCCTGGCCCTCCACGGGGAAGTGTCAGGAACAGGTGGTGGGGAGGGTGGTGGGGGCACCAGACACATGTTTGGAGGCTGTGCCGTCATGATGCTGGCAGCTCTGATGGCTGTGGTCAGCCTTTTCACCTTGGGTAGAAATGACACAGACCTGAGACTGGAGGGAAACAGAGGAGAATGGGAAATGTAA
- the senp1 gene encoding sentrin-specific protease 1, translated as MLNKIYEWLETSVANLRNDVPAAEHPHAQRTARDGQMRRKRPVECLEDGHKIDQDGLVIKKSRMGDLIDTVKNAAEGVKNHSSSVATWMKNNVSPTLRNILPTSPGLPPGEPHPRPSTSAAIWTGRPIVDRNSQNETFAAPSTTLEWKTSKSEWLRNEKSSMGSKVCRRQVCMSPAHREVPKTNGHSVNLPLSITPKWQPPPRLGRPLSLRMHGAQSSLGGGGATSSSCTSMYEKTFPIKVVQSPTHSTSSGRLHKTRPRCTAQESVREEEKEVYRQLLTMVSAGQSSYLHNGSSHTIVRSHRDFTSFLTTSRRLLQFSPPTGSAVGETSEGPSSPGSPREISSQCSSNLPSPLGASSKPGIQTWSLDMDLSSSRGATLTSAPSPSALQDNSSQDTQSSAHDGDSVIIVSEQKSREQDSSSVPCFQAELWIKELTSMYDSRARERRRQIEEQEALAAQLLRQRLSDEGQRSPDVEVRVRVPLEKEVPLTLVIEEKPLEEKPEFPELTEEMDAEVNRVLRGGNPHEVLSEGFGLSLTRKDLQTLSNLNWLNDEVINFYMNLLVERSKDSNLPSVNTFNTFFYPKLRSSGYSAVRRWTKKMDIFSKDILLVPVHLGVHWCLSVVDFRKRSIMYFDSMGGNNDEACEILFDYLQKESRDKKGQELNTSGWIRHSKTRNEIPQQMNGSDCGMFTCKYADYITKDKPITFTQKHMPYFRKRMVWEIVNRKLL; from the exons ATGTTGAATAAAATCTACGAATGGTTAGAAACTAGCGTTGCCAATCTTCGCAATGATGTACCAGCTGCGGAACATCCACATGCTCAACGCACAGCGAGAGATGGTCAGATGAGGAGGAAAAGACCAGTTGAATG TTTGGAAGATGGCCATAAAATCGACCAAGATGGTTTGGTGATAAAGAAATCACGAATGG GAGATCTTATTGATACAGTCAAGAATGCAGCTGAAGGGGTTAAGAATCACAGCTCCAGTGTGGCTACATGGATGAAGAACAATGTAAGTCCTACCTTGAGGAATATACTGCCTACCTCCCCTGGTTTGCCACCTGGAGAACCCCATCCACGGCCCTCCACATCAGCAGCAATTTGGACAGGGAGGCCG ATTGTTGACAGGAATTCTCAGAATGAGACATTTGCTGCTCCCTCAACAACTTTGGAGTGGAAAACATCCAAATCTG AGTGGTTGCGTAATGAGAAGTCCAGTATGGGATCAAAAGTTTGTAGGCGACAAGTGTGCATGAGTCCTGCACATCGCGAGGTGCCAAAAACAAATGGGCACTCGGTTAACTTGCCGCTTTCCATCACCCCCAAATGGCAGCCCCCTCCACGGCTGGGCAGGCCTTTAAGTCTCAGAATGCATGGAGCTCAAAG TTCATTAGGTGGAGGAGGTGCAACAAGTAGCTCCTGTACCAGCATGTATGAAAAGACCTTTCCCATCAAAGTGGTGCAGAGCCCAACGCACAGTACTTCATCAGGCCGCTTACACAAGACCAGGCCCCGCTGCACAGCACAGGAG TCTGTtcgagaggaggagaaagaggtcTACAGGCAGCTTCTGACCATGGTCTCAGCTGGTCAGTCGTCTTATCTTCACAACGGCAGCTCACACACCATTGTGAGGTCTCACAGAGATTT CACCAGCTTCCTGACCACCAGCCGCAGACTGCTACAGTTCTCTCCTCCAACTGGCTCGGCAGTAGGAGAAACCTCAGAGGGGCCCAGCAGTCCTGGCAGCCCCAGGGAAATTTCTAGCCAGTGCTCCAGCAACCTTCCTAGTCCACTGGGGGCCTCCAGCAAGCCAGGGATCCAGACGTGGTCTCTGGACATGGACCTGAGCTCCAGCAGAGGAGCTACTCTCACATCAGCTCCTTCTCCATCAGCTCTGCAGGATAACTCTTCTCAGGACACACAGTCATCAG CTCATGATGGCGACTCCGTAATTAttgtaagtgagcaaaaaaGTAGAGAGCAAGACAGCTCGAG TGTGCCATGTTTCCAAGCTGAGTTATGGATCAAAGAATT GACTAGTATGTATGACTCTCGGGCGAGGGAAAGACGGAGACAGATAGAAGAGCAAGAAGCTCTAGCTGCACAGCTGCTGCGACAG CGCCTGTCTGACGAGGGGCAGCGTAGCCCAGACGTAGAGGTCCGTGTTCGAGTTCCTTTGGAGAAAGAGGTTCCTTTGACTCTTGTGATAGAAGAGAAGCCTTTGGAAGAGAAACCAGAATTCCCTGAACTTACAGAG GAAATGGACGCTGAGGTGAACCGGGTGCTGAGAGGAGGTAACCCTCATGAAGTGTTAAGTGAAGGTTTTGGTCTCAGCCTTACACGTAAAGACCTGCAAACCCTCAGCAATCTCAACTGGCTCAATGATgag GTGATCAACTTTTACATGAACCTGCTGGTCGAGCGCAGCAAGGATTCCAACTTGCCATCAGTCAATACGTTCAACACTTTCTTCTATCCCAAGCTGCGCAGCAGTGGCTACTCTGCTGTCCGTCGCTGGACCAAAAAGATGGATATCTTCTCTAAAGACATCCTGTTGGTTCCTGTCCACTTGGGGGTGCACTGGTGCCTTTCT gtggtggatttccgcaaaAGGTCCATTATGTACTTTGATTCTATGGGAGGAAACAACGATGAAGCGTGTGAAATATTGTT TGATTACTTGCAAAAGGAAAGTAGGGACAAGAAGGGCCAAGAACTCAATACCTCAGGCTGGATTCGGCACAGCAAAACGCGGAAT GAGATCCCCCAGCAAATGAATGGTAGCGACTGTGGAATGTTCACATGCAAATATGCAGATTACATTACCAAAGACAAGCCAATCACTTTCACACAG
- the LOC115782891 gene encoding protein lifeguard 2 — protein MTQGKLTLANKTTNGSSSGQALVAPAPPSYEEATAGVSAPCYNDVEMLTEFNWDDRNIRRVFIRKVYAILMIQLLVTLAIVALFTFCDPVKDYIQTNPGWYWASYAVFFVTYLTLSCCSAPRRQFPWNLILLVIFTLSLSYMTGMLSSFYNTKSVVMCLGITAAVCLLVTVFSFQTKFDVTSYQGVLFVFCMVMFISGLVLALVLPFQYVPWLDATYAALGAILFTMFLAFDTQLLMGNKRYTMSPEEYVFATLNIYLDIVYIFSFFLQIFGTKRE, from the exons ATGACACAGGGCAAG CTGACACTTGCAAACAAGACCACCAACGGCTCCTCCAGCGGACAGGCCTTGGTGGCGCCTGCTCCTCCAAGCTATGAGGAAGCTACTGCAG GCGTCAGTGCTCCTTGCTACAATGATGTCGAGATGCTCACAGAATTCAACTGGGATGATCGCAACATCAGGAGGGTCTTCATCAGAAAG gtgtacGCCATTTTGATGATCCAGCTCTTGGTTACTCTTGCGATTGTGGCCCTGTTCACATTCTG TGACCCTGTGAAGGACTACATTCAGACCAATCCTGGGTGGTACTGGGCCTCTTA CGCTGTTTTCTTTGTCACTTATCTGACCTTGTCTTGCTGCTCTGCACCAAG GAGACAGTTTCCATGGAATCTGATCCTGCTTGTCATCTTC actctctccctctcctacATGACAGGGATGTTGTCCAG cttttatAACACCAAGTCAGTGGTGATGTGTCTGGGCATCACAGCAGCAGTCTGTCTCCTGGTCACAGTCTTTAGCTTTCAAACTAag TTTGACGTGACTTCATACCAAGGTGTGCTTTTTGTCTTCTGCATGGTGATGTTCATCTCTGGCCTGGTGCTGGCTCTCGTCCTCCCATTCCAATAC GTACCATGGCTGGATGCCACCTATGCTGCCTTGGGAGCCATACTATTTACCATG tttttggcatttgATACCCAGCTCCTTATGGGGAACAAGCGGTACACCATGAGTCCAGAAGAGTACGTCTTCGCCACGCTCAACATCTACCTGGATATCGTCTATAtcttctcctttttcctccaaatCTTTGGAACAAAGAGAGAGTGA